From the Haladaptatus sp. DJG-WS-42 genome, the window CCACGCGGTAGACTGATACTGTCGCCCGAGGGCGATGTCGAAGCCCCACGAGACGTTCGCGCCCGAAAAGCCAAGGAACGACAGCGCGCTTTCGAGCAAGATGATGGCGGCCACTTGAATCGTTGCAAGGACGAGAATCGGCGTGGCCGCATTTGGGAGCACGTGGCGTGTCAGGATGTACGAATCCTTCCCGCCCATCGAACGGGCCGCCTTGATGTAGGACTCTTCGCGCAAGCTGAGCGCCTCACCGCGGGCGACCCGGGCGAACCAGACCCAGTTTACGAGCGCGACGACAACGATAATCGTCCCCGGCAAGATAACGGTCGAGGGCATCGGTTCGGTCGAGAGGCCAACGAGGCCGCGGAACGCCTCTGAGAGTCCCGATATCACGAGTGGGTCAGGCAGTATCAGTTGGGCCTGTCCCGCCACGCCCACGAGGGCGATTGCGAGGACGAGCGATGGGAACGCGAGCATGATGTCCGCGCTGCGCATCAGTGCGTCATCGACCACACCGCGGTAGTAGCCCGCAGAGAGCCCGACGACGACGCCGATGAGCGTTGCGAGCGACGTGCCGAATATCCCGACGAGAATCGAGGTCCGCGCCCCGTAGATGACCCGCGAGAGGATGTCGCGGCCGTTACCGTCGGTACCAAAGGGATGGGCGAGCGTCGCATTCTCGTAGACGACTTGGGTTTCGGTTACGACCTGGCCGTCTTCGATGACGACGCGGCCGTCTTCCATTTTGGTCACTTCTTTTTCCTCTGCAGTGGAGAAGCCAAGCGGGGGCAGTCGAGCGTCGTCGAGCGACTGGTCGCTCGGATGATACGGCGCGATGAGCGGGGCGAGAATCGCCATCAAGAGGATGAACGCGACGATACCGATACCCACCTTTGCGAGGACGTTGCGATTCAGTTCGCGTTTGAGATTCCTGAGCGTACGTGGAGAGATCATCTTAGTCGAACCCCACTCTCGGATTGATGTAGGCGTAGAGCGTGTCTACGACGATGTTCACGAGGACGAAGCCAACGCCCACGACGATGAGCGACCCCTGAATCACCGGCCAGTCACGGCGGCTGATAGAGTCGATGATTAGCGTGCCAAGACCGGGCCAGTTGAACACCTGTTCGGTGATGACCGCACCGCCGATGAGCGTCCCCAACTGGAGGCCAATGACCGTGATGACCGGGATGAGCGTGTTGCGAAGCACGTGCTTGTAGCGCACGAGCGTCTCTGGGAGCCCCTTTGCGCGCGAGGCGCGGACGTAGGTTTTCCCGAGTTGGTCGAGCATCCCGCTTCTGGTCAGTCGCGTGATGAGCGCCGTGAAGTACGTCCCGAGCGTAATCGCCGGGAGCGTGATGTGGCTGAGCCAGTTTACGAATCCGTCAGCCGCGCCAGCAAACTGCCCGGCGGCGAGCATCGAAAACACCATGCTGAGGCCGACCGGTCTGCGGCTCGTCGGGAAGACGTTGAACTGGACGGCGAGGAGGATGATGAGCATGACCCCAAGCCAGAAGTTCGGCGTGCTGATTCCGACGAGCGAGAATATCGTCGCGCCGTAATCTGCGGGTTCGTGGCGACGGGTTGCGCTGATAACGCCGAGTGGGATGGCGATGATGACCGCAACAATCGTCGCAACGATTGCGAGTTCCAGCGTGGCTGGCAGCCGGGCGAGCACCCGCGAAAAAACGGGCGTGTTCGACACGAGCGACGTGCCGAAATCACCGAACGGAACACCAGCCAAGAAATCCAGATACTGGATGTGTAGCGGCTGATTGAGGCCTAATTCCTCGATGACGCGCGCCCGCGTCGCTGGGTCGACATCCGGCGGGAGCAACACGTTCGCTGGGTCGCCCGGCGAGACCAATCGGAGGGCGAACACGACAGTAATCACTCCCCAGATAACCAACACCCCCTGTAGCACCCGTTTTAAGAGAAAACGTCCAAGGCCCATTTGGACTAGTTTTTCGTAATCGCGTAGGCGTCGATGCGTTCGTCAGCGCGGGCCTCCCAGTTCAAGGCGCTGTTCACACCGTAGACGCTGTACTGCTGGTTGAGATACACCCACGGTGCCTCTTCGTTACACACGGCGTTTGCCTCCATGAGCGTCTGGGCGCGCGTCTCGCCCGACTCGTTGCCCGCGCGGGTGAGCAACTCGTCGAGTTGTTCGTTGCTGAACGTGGTGAGCGCACCGTCGCTTTTCAGGAGTGCCGTCATCACGAGGCCGCCGTCGAAGGTCGCCTCACCCCAGCCGATGAGGTACCACGGTGGCTTGTCTTCGATGTTGCCCGTGAGCAGTTCGTCCACGAGCGACCCGAAGTCGCGCTGGCGAACCGTGACCGACACGTTCGGCAGGTCGTTGACGAAGCCGGCGACTGCCTCTGCGATTTCTAAGTCTTTCAGGTAGCGGCCAACCGGAGTATGAAGTTCGAGTTCGACGCCCGCGTGGCCGGACTGTTCGACGAGTTCTGCGGCGCGCTCTGGGTCGTAGTCGTAGGAGGGGAGGTCTGGATTGTAGCCAACGAACTCAGGCAGGGTTGGCTGGTTGGTCGCAGCCGCGAACCCGTCGAGCACGTTCTGATTGATGCTTTCTACGTCAACTGCGTAGTTGAGCGCCTGACGGAACGCTTTGCTCGAAAACGGTTCGACGTCGTAGCGAAGCGCGTTGAAGATGACGCGCGTACTCGGTGCGGCCGCGATGGTCGCATTGTCGGAGCTGTTGACGCGCTGGACCTCTTGCGGTGGCACGTTGACGACGATATCAGACTCGCCTGCGAGCAGTTGGTTTACGCGCGTACTCGACTCTGCTGCGCCGCGGAACGTGACCGACGCCGCGGGGGCCGTGTCTTGCCAATAGTCGTCGTAGCGAGTGAGGGCGACTTCCTCGTCTTCGGTGTACGAGTCGAGCATGAACGGACCAGTTCCGTTCATGTCGCCTGCGATGTCTGCCTGTTCGCGGGCTTCGACCCACGACTTTTGCATGATGTCGCAGTAGGTCGCAAACTCAGAGAAGACGATTGGGTTGAGGCCGTCGCTCGTGACCTTCACCGCACCGTCCATCGCTTCTGCGCCGGTGACACCCGCGAGTTGGTCTGATTGCGGGCTCGCAAAGCCGACATCGTCGTTTACGATGCGGTTGATGCTGAAGGCAACGTCCTCTGCGGTCAGGGCGTCGCCGTTGTGGAACGTGACTTCGTCGCGAAGCTGGAACATGACGGCATTCTCGCCATCGACGCGGCTCCATTCGGTCGCGAGCGATTCGAGAACCTTCCCGTCCGCGTCGCGCGTGAGGACGCCCTCATACACGTGGAGCATGACGACCTCGGTCGGCGTTTCGCGGTGGTCGTGTGGGTCGAGTCCGGAGGGCAGCGACCCTTGGGTGATCGTGAGGTCGAAGTCTGCTTCGCCGCCGACGCTCGTCTCACCGCTCGTGGTCGTGGTGTCACCGCCAGACGTCGTCTCTTCCGTGGTCTCTCCGTCGCCCGTGTCGCCACCGGTACAACCAGCGAGCGCCACACTCGCTGCTGCGCCGCCTGAAAGCTTGAGGAACGTCCGCCGATCTACGGTATTTGATGGCATGGCTCTAAGATTACAAATAGGGACTAATAAAGGACACTATCAAATTTCGGATATATGTCGGTGTTTTTTCACGTGAAACCTTATTCCTGCAGCCGAATTTCTGGAGGAAATTGAAAGCAGTACTTGTTATATCTTTTGCCGCAATACGTAGGGTCATCTGCTAAAACATGCGTGTGCACACACTCGGTTCGGGCGATCCGGAGTTTGCGGTCGTCGCGTGCCTTCACGGAGACGAACTGTGCGGAAAGAACGCCATCGAGCGATTCCTCGCGGCGAAAATTCCCGTTGAAAAACCACTCAAACTCATCATCGCAAACGAGGAAGCCATCGCGGAAGGCGAGCGATTCCTCGACGAAGACCTGAACCGGGCGTTCCCGGGTCACGAAAACTCCGAGTCCCACGAAGACCGGCTCGCCGCCGCCGTCCTCGACGAACTCGACGGGCTCCAAGTGCTCGACCTCCACTCCACCGTGTCGTTCCCGGAACCGTTCGTGTTCTATCACCGCTTGACCTCGCATACCAGACGCCTGCTCCGGGCCACCGGCCTCGCGCGCGCCGTGAACATCAGCCACGTCGGCGGTGGACTCATCAACCACGTCGATGGCGTCGCCGTCGAATGTGGGCTAAAAGGGAGCGACGAGGCGAGCGAACACGCCTACAACGTGCTCGTAAACTTCCTCGCCTCTCACCGCATCATCGACCACGACCACGCCCTCTCCGACCCCGACGTGTACCGCGTGACTGAGGTCGTGCCGGGCGCAGGCTACGAGTTCTTGGGCGAGAACTTCGAGGAGGTCGAGGTTGGTGAGGTGTACGCGACCAAGGACGGCGAACCCGAAAAAGTCGCAGGCGAGTCGTTTTTCCCGGTGTTGATGTCCACGGGCGGGTATGACCACCTCATCGGGTTTGCGGCCCAACGGCTTGGTGCGCTTTCGTCGCTCGAAGACGACCCGAGCGACGACTGAGCGCGATTGCCCCTGTGAGAAGCTATCGTAGCTGACAACGTACTCTCAGGAATGGCGGTGTCGAAGTGGCGGAGCTACGGCGTTCTCAGCGGACTGTTTTTCCTCACTGCTGGGTTCATCGCCTACGCCATCGCCCCCGCAAGCGTCCTGCCGCTGTTCATGGAGTCGTTTGCTATCGATAGATCGACGGCGAGTGCATCGATTAGCGCCGTGTTCTTCACGTGGGCGTTGTTGCAGATTCCGGGCGGCTACGTGCTCGACCGCTACGATAACCGACGGCTCGTCCTCGGCGGCGGCGCGGTGTTCGTCCTTGCGGCCGCAAGCAGTGTTTTCGTCACGTCCTATGCCGTGTTCTTGGCGTTTCGACTGCTGAGCGGGGCGTGTGCCGTGTTCATCGTCGTTGGGAGCGTGAACGTTCTCAGCCGAACCGTCGCAGAGACGAACCGCGCTCTCAGCCTCAGTGTCTTCATCGCAAGCCCGCCACTCGGCGTCGCCCTCGCACAGTTTGCAGGCCCGCAACTCGCGCTTGCCTCCAGCTGGCAGACGGCATTTCTCGCCTACATCGCGCTCGCTCTCGTGGGCTATCTGCTCTTTTTCCTCGCCCTGCGCGACCCCATCCCCGTGAGCGGCCGGGTGTCGATTCGACAGTTCGCCACGACGCTCCGAAATCCCCACGTGTTGCTCATCTCGGTGGCCAACCTCTGTACCTACGCGGTGTGGACGTTCCTCACGACGTGGATGCCGAGTTACGGCACGGACGTCCTCGGCATCAATCTCGCTGCGGCAGGGGCGGCAACGGCGCTCGTTCCGCTCGCAGGAATCGTCGCGCGACCCGGCGGTGGCTGGCTGTCGGAGGTTCTCGAAGGGCGGCTGCGCCCCGTCATCCTCGTGTCGTTTGCGGCGACGGTGCCGATGCTCTATGGGCTGAGCAGTGCCCCGTCGCCGGTGGTGTTCGCGGTGTTTCTCGCCCTGACCGGCGCGGCGGTTAACCTTTCTGTCGGCCTCTATCTCGTCTACGTAAATCGGCTCACTGACGCAAGCACGCAGGGCACGAGTCTGTCTGTACTCCTTACCTTCTCGCAAGTTGGGAACCTCATCGCGCCGGTTGTCGGCGGCTGGGTCATCACCCAACTCTCGTGGACGGCAGGGTTCGGCTTCGCCGGTCTGCTCGCAGTACTTGGGTTCATCACAATCCTCCTTGCACCTGCCACGCGCGACTCCGTGACTCGTCCTCGCACCGAGTAGAACGCCCGAATCGTATCGCTTTTAGGTGGATAGGCGATTGTTTCGTCAATGATAGTCGAACAGTTAGGGGAGGGCGACCCCACCATCGCCGTCGTCGCAGGCATCCACGGCGACGAACCCTGCGGCGTCCGCGCAGTCGAGCGATTGCTCGACGAACAGCCACACGTCCGCCGCCCGGTCAAACTCGTCATCGCAAACGAGGAGGCCCTCGAAGCAGGCGTTCGCTTCCTCGATGAAGACCTGAATCGTACCTTCCCCGGCGACCCCGACGGCGACACCCACGAAGCGCGCCTCGCCGCGATGCTCGCAGACGAACTCGACTCCTGTTTGACGTTCTCGCTTCATTCTACGAAATCGCACGCAGAGCCGTTCGCCATCTTCGATGAGATGACCGAATACATCCAAGACATCATGCCTCGGCTTCCCATCTCGGCCGTCGTTGAGACGGGCAACTACGTCGAAGGACGACTGTTCACGAGCGTCGATACCATCGAAGTCGAGTGTGGCCTCCAAGGCACACACGACGCTGCAGAGAACGCAGACCGCCTCACGCGGGCGTTTCTCACGGCCACTGGCGTCCTACCGGGCGACGCACCGGAAAAGCCAGTCCCCCACTTCCGGCTTCAGAATAAAATCCCAAAAGGCCCCGCAGAGGAGTACGAAGTGTTCGTCGAAAACTTCGAGCCAGTCGAGGTAGGCAAACCGTTCGCAGCCGCAGACGGTGAGGTCGAAGTGGCGCGTGAACCGTTCTATCCGGTGTTACTCTCCGCGACGGGCTACAGAAACGTGTTTGGCTACACCGCCGATTATCTCGGCGAGTTGCGCGCAGACGGTTAGTCGTCCGCCTGCGACGCGCCGCGTGGGACGATGTTCTGATTCAATTTGAACAGATTCGTCGGGTCGTACGTTGTTTTAATCTCGACCAGCCGCTCGTAGTTCTCGCCAAAGAGGAGGTCGCCGGGTGCTTCATCGAAGCCGGGGAAGTTGCCGTATGCGCCAGCGACGCCTTCAAGCTGGCGGAGGTCGCTGATGCCGGTTCTGCCCCACGCCACGTTCGCGTCGTCCATCGCCGCATCCTCCCAGTTCGCCTCGTAGGTGACCATGTACGGCGCGTCGCGGTGAGCGAACGCCGTCTCGTCTGCGTCGCGGTCTGCAATCGCGCCGCCGAGGTGCCAGACATCGACGGTCGAGAGCGACGAGGGCGATTCTCCGTGGGTGTGAACGATGTGGTCGATAATTTCGTCAGTGAGGTCGTCTAGATAGACGGACTTCCAGTAATAGCGCAGGCCGTCGGGGTAGTCCTCGTCGAGTAAGCGTTGTAACTCCACATACGGGAGCGTGCCGCTGAAATCGACAATCGGGGCTGCGAGCGTCTTGAGAGGGGCGAACTCGGCGTCTGCATCCGACTCAGGCCCGTCGTACGCCCCGAACAGAATGACGGCTGGCTCGCCCCATGCCTCCTTCGGGAACTCCGCTAACTCGGGAACCGCGTAGGTGAACGCGAGCGTATTCGCGTCACGGGACGCTGTTTTCGTGTACTCACGATAGGCTTTCAGCACGTCCACCGCGTCGTCGCCGTGATACCAGACGAACAGCGACGGCAGCTCCGGGCCGACTTCGTACAACCGGAACTCGAAGGACGTGACGATGCCGAAGTTGCCCCCTCCGCCGCGAATCGCCCAGAACAGGTCGTCGTTCTGGTCTACGGTCGCCGTCCGCACCTGTCCGTCTGCGGTGACGATTTCTACCGAGACGATGTTGTCACAGGCGAGCCCGTATTTCCGTCGAAGGTGGCCAAGCCCGCCGTTCAGGGTCAGTCCGGCGACGCCGGTTGCGGAGACGACGCCGAGCGGTGTGGCGAGACCGTGCAACTGCGTCTCCCGGTCTACGTGGCCGAGGGTCGCTCCGCCCTGTGCGAGAACCGTTCTGGCCACCGGGTCAACCAACACGCCAGTCATAAGCGAGAGGTCGATGACGAGGCCGTCGTCCACGCTCGCGTAGCCCGCGACGTTGTGCCCCCCGCCGCGCACCGCGACCGGGAGGTCGTGTTCGCGCGCGAGGGCGACGGCTTCGACCACGTCAGCCGTGCCGGTACACTGTGCGATGAGTGCCGGTCGTTTGTCGATGACGCCGTTCCAGAGCGCCCGCGTCTCGTCGTATGCGGGGTCACCGGGTGTGATGACCGGCCCGGCAAATCGCGTTTCGAACGCCTGTATCGCGTCGGCCGTAAGTTCAACAGGCGTTGCGCCTTCAGTCGTCCGCCCCACCTTTGCCATACCCTCTAGTCGTCAAGGCAGGAAATAGCCTTCAACGACGGTTTTCAGGACACTCAAGTAGGGTTGAGTGTTCGCACGATGGGACGGCGAGTGTCAGTTCGTAGACAGCCTTATGCTGCCTGCCTGTGAAAATTACACGATGCTCACCGTGTTCAAAGAACTCCTCTTTCGAAACGAGACGTTTTGGGTAGCACTCGCACTGTGGGCTGGTGGGGTTTTCGTCGGAGACGTGTTCTTCGTCGGTTCGCGGTCTGTGGGTGAGTTACTCGCCGGTCTCGGCTTGCTCCTTATCACACTCCGGCTCCTCATCGGTTCGGGAGTTATCCTCCACCGAAGCTACCGTGCCGGGAAGACTGGCTACGAGGAAAGTATAGAGTAACTGTACGTACCGACAGGAACACACTGGTGGAGTGGGTAGTACCGGACATGGACGACCACACCCGCGACCCCTCCGTGAAACCGCCGCGTGGAAATCCCACCGGCTGGCGTGCAGACGGCCAATGGGAACACGCCACGCTCCGGCGCGCCGTCGTCCACGGGGTACGGCTCTATAACTCAGGCGAGTTCCACGAGAGCCACGACTGCTTCGAGGACGAGTGGTACAACTACGGTGCGGGGAAGACCGAAAGCAAGTTTCTGCACGGGATGGTGCAGGTCGCCGCGGGCGCGTACAAGCACTTCGACTTCGAAGACGACGCGGGGATGCGGTCGCTGTTCACCACGTCACTCCAGTATTTTCAGGGCGTCCCTCACGATTTCTATGGCGTGGACGTGCCTGACGTGCGCACCGTGTTGACGAATGCGCTCACCGACCCGACCGTGCTCCACGGCTGGCAGATTCGACTCGATGACGAACTACCGACGGCGAGAGACGCAGATTTCGCGTACGCAGAAGCACTCGATCACTGATTACTCGCCTTCGGGAGCGAGTTTCACGAGCGTGAGGTCGCGGTCTAGCATGCAGTAGTCGTGAGGTGGCTCCCCGACGATTTCTTCGATTTGATATTCCGTATCGAAGCTCGCGCCCATCGGGACGCAGTATTCGTGGCTCGGGCACTCGGTGTACGGACACGGCCCGGGAAGGGTGGCTTTACTCCCGGCATATGCGCCGCGAGCGGCGACGTTTGCGTAGACGGAGACGGCTTCGACTTCCACGGCTTTGACGCCCGCGTCGTGAACTGCACAGTCGAGCGTCTGGGCGTTTTCGCGGATACCGGTCACTTGGTAGCGCGTCCCGTCCGTGAGGTTGAGACATTGGTTGCGGTAGGGACACCCCTCGCAGGCACTCGATTCACCTTGGTAGATGAACTCCGTGCCGACTTCCGCGAGACGCGAACCGATGAGCGAGACCTTCGGCATAAACTGGGCTACGCCTGCCGGGTTGTTAAGCCTCGCGCCCCGTCAACTCGTCCAGTTTATCGAGATAGTCCTCGCGGGGTACCTGATACAGACCGCGATAGTCGAATTCGCCGGAAGCAAAGCGTTCTGTAAGCGAGAGCGCGCCCGAAACGGCGGCTTCGCGAGTGTCGAACGATTCTGCGGGGCGGCTCACGTCGGGTTCCAGATACAGCGTGATGTACCACGGGTCGTCGGGCCGAAGCTGGTGTTCGATGCCGGGGCGTCGATTTCGCCGTCCCTGCGTTAGATACAGCGTTGGCAGGCAGACGGGCGGGAAATCCTGTGTGTTGAACACGTCGGGACGGAAGGCGAGGACGGTACGCCCATCTTCCTCTTCAGACCAGACTTCCCAGCCAGCGGGGAGTGACTCGAACGAACTCATAACGGAAAATACCGGTGCCCGGGCAAAGAGTGGGGCGGTCTCTGAGCCTGCGCGCGCAAATTTCCCTTATAAACTATTTGAGTTAGCCCCCAGATTCCAGTCGGTTAGGAGGCAACAAAATGCCCATGTACCCTCTTTTCAGGGCTCAATTAACCCGAACGTACAGTGACAAAATCAGGTAGTGAGAGAATAGTTATATTGGTGGAGCACTCAAAGAATAAATAGTATCGGTGAGTTCGCTTACCGTACTGCCTGCTGTCTGGCCAGACGTACGCCGATTCGTGTTGTAACTCGCCACCCCAGAACGGGATTCGTTGCGTCTGCCGGATGGTAATAGTTCACACATGGCACACGACAACATCCGGTTCGACTCACTCCTTCGGAGTTCTCGCGGCGGACTAGCTGCCGACAGAGAAGGGTGCTTTCTGCGAGCGGACGCTTTCGCCATGGAGCGAGCTCGCCCAGTGTCCCACACCCGTAGTCGAGCGCAGATGGTGTCAGTCCCCGCCACGAGCACATCGAGGCGGCAATGGTCCGTGATAAAATGACAGGTGACATCGACACGTTAGAAATTTTGAGCGAGGAGTACCGCGAGTCCATTCCGGACGATTTCCGCGAGACGCGGACGTTCACGTGGTACTTACAGGAGGTCTTAGACCACCCTCGCATCGCCCGCAACGCACACCAGCGCGTCGCCGACATGTTCGACTTCTACGGTACAGAGTACAACGAAGATGCCGGAATCGTCGAATACAAGCTCGCGACAGAAGATCCGCTCCACGAGGGTGAAAACACCTTCTTTGGTCGGGTCATCCACGAAGCAATCCACGAGTTCGTAAACAAGGTGAAAAGTGGTGCCCGCGGCCTCGGCCCGGAAAAACGCATCAAATTGCTGCTTGGCCCCGTCGGGTCGGGGAAATCCGACTTCGACCGCCAGGTTCGCCACTACTACGAAGACTACACCATGCGCGAAGAAGGCCGCATGTACTCCTTCCAGTGGACGAACCTCTGTGACATCATCGACGACCAAGATCCGGCGGACGACCACGTCCGCTCGCCGATGAACCAAGACCCGCTCGTCCTCTTGCCACAAGCACAGCGCGACCAAGTGCTCGAAGAGATAAACGAGAATCTGGACGCGCCGTACACCATCCGCAACGAACAGGCGCTCGACCCGGCGAGCGAGTTCTACATGGACCGGTTGCTCGAACACTACGACGACAACCTCCAAACAGTGCTCGAAAACCACGTCGAAATCGTTCGACTCGTCGCAAACGAGAACAAACGCCAGTGCATCGAGACGTTCGAGCCAAAGGACAAGAAAAACCAAGACGAGACAGAGTTGACGGGCGACGTCAACTACTCGAAAATCGCCATCTACGGCGAGTCCGACCCGCGCGCGTTCGACTACTCGGGGGCGTTCTGTAACGCGAACCGGGGCATCTTCTCCGGCGAAGAGTTGCTGAAACTCCAACGCGAGTTCCTCTATGACTTCCTGCACGCGACGCAGGAACAGACCATCAAGCCCAAAAACAACCCGCGGATGGACATCGACCAGGTCATCGTTGGCCGGACGAACATGCCCGAATACCGCGAGAAAAAGGGCGACGAGAAGATGGAGGCGTTCAACGACCGCACGAAGCGCATCGACTTCCCGTACGTCCTCCAGTACGGAGAAGAGGCGAAAATCTACGGCAAGATGCTGCGCAACGCGGACGTGCCCGACGTGCACGTCGAACCGCACACCTTGGAGATGGCGGGGCTGTTCGCCGTCCTCACGCGCATCGAGCGACCCTCGACCGAGCACGTAGACCTGCTTCAGAAGGCGAAAGCGTACAACGGCGAGACCGACGACATCGACGACGTTGACGTGAAGAAACTGCAAGACGAAGCCGCCACCTCCGCCGACATCGGCGAGGGCATGGACGGCATTTCGCCGCGGTTCATCGGCGACGAAATCGCAGAGACCATCATGGACTCGATGCACCGTGGTCGCCAGTTCCTCGCGCCGCTCACCATGTTCAATCACTTAGAGGAGAACTTGGAGAATCACGGCTCGATCCCCGAGGACAACTTAGAGCGCTACCACCGCTACCTCGAGATGGTGCGCGAAGAGTACAAAGAACGCGCCATTGAGGACGTGCGCCACGCGCTCGCCTACGATCTGGACGAAATCCAGCGACAGGGCGAGAAGTACATGGACCACGTCATGGCGTACATCGACGACGATACCGTGGAAGACGAGATTACGGGCCGCGAATCCGGCCCAGACGAGAAGTTCCTCCGCTCTGT encodes:
- a CDS encoding serine protein kinase PrkA, whose amino-acid sequence is MTGDIDTLEILSEEYRESIPDDFRETRTFTWYLQEVLDHPRIARNAHQRVADMFDFYGTEYNEDAGIVEYKLATEDPLHEGENTFFGRVIHEAIHEFVNKVKSGARGLGPEKRIKLLLGPVGSGKSDFDRQVRHYYEDYTMREEGRMYSFQWTNLCDIIDDQDPADDHVRSPMNQDPLVLLPQAQRDQVLEEINENLDAPYTIRNEQALDPASEFYMDRLLEHYDDNLQTVLENHVEIVRLVANENKRQCIETFEPKDKKNQDETELTGDVNYSKIAIYGESDPRAFDYSGAFCNANRGIFSGEELLKLQREFLYDFLHATQEQTIKPKNNPRMDIDQVIVGRTNMPEYREKKGDEKMEAFNDRTKRIDFPYVLQYGEEAKIYGKMLRNADVPDVHVEPHTLEMAGLFAVLTRIERPSTEHVDLLQKAKAYNGETDDIDDVDVKKLQDEAATSADIGEGMDGISPRFIGDEIAETIMDSMHRGRQFLAPLTMFNHLEENLENHGSIPEDNLERYHRYLEMVREEYKERAIEDVRHALAYDLDEIQRQGEKYMDHVMAYIDDDTVEDEITGRESGPDEKFLRSVEEKLDIPEDRKDDFRQEVSNWVSRRAREGTSFSPQDNERLRRALERKLWEDKKHNINFSALVSAGELDDEERNAWIDALVDQGYSLEGAKEVLEFAGAEVAKAEMEE